One segment of Brassica napus cultivar Da-Ae chromosome C3, Da-Ae, whole genome shotgun sequence DNA contains the following:
- the LOC111203702 gene encoding B3 domain-containing protein REM9-like, whose translation MANPHEPHFLKPLLPGFHSGITIPLGFFSKHIERKTNQKTWKLRSDASDKIWEVIQEGMRLTGGWKDFATANDLRIGDIVIFKHEGDMVFHVTPFGPSCCEIQYTDPDINKEEADAGDADENEITHIASSSRMI comes from the exons ATGGCGAATCCACATGAACCTCATTTCTTAAAGCCTCTGCTTCCTGGTTTCCACAGTGGCATC ACAATACCACTTGGCTTCTTCTCAAAGCACATAGAAAGGAAGACGAACCAGAAAACATGGAAACTAAGATCAGACGCTTCAGATAAAATTTGGGAAGTGATACAAGAAGGCATGAGACTCACCGGAGGTTGGAAAGATTTCGCCACAGCAAATGACCTTCGAATCGGTGACATTGTCATCTTCAAACACGAAGGAGACATGGTGTTTCATGTCACTCCTTTTGGTCCTAGCTGTTGTGAGATTCAGTATACAGATCCTGACATCAACAAGGAAGAAGCCGACGCGGGTGATGCTGATGAGAATGAGATTA CTCACATTGCTTCTAGCTCACGGATGATTTAG